A genomic window from Punica granatum isolate Tunisia-2019 chromosome 2, ASM765513v2, whole genome shotgun sequence includes:
- the LOC116194789 gene encoding putative F-box protein At1g50870: MDISNSNLSRISIIYYLRPYIFFCSFRGRACGRRMAESSRTDIELPLDLQREILVRLPVKSLCRFRCVSKLWHSIIADPRFVEAHDAYSEYRPKLLIFRAPNCEIRKDLTWSVDGASSSKELYYSVDYPQQSNGLTQTLTYDVNICDQVDVYMSETVGRLYFLGFRDFVRIRNPTTREVFELKTMDTEAGLDAKLVDITNQFGFDPVEKKHKVFSTWKLERSTEKIIESRVFVLGESGWRRPLYDYPPNLRETYVQRGTCINGVIFSTAYTAQDEHLVALHVRSEKFQMIPLPRGAVDTVLIELSRHATLAQDDGVDLPWNEVTLWVLEDLDNQVWKQKTCVIPWREADPEWHITLHGGTPTGELMLTPMDFSEPFFLFLYNVENNVLRRIELQGPHNRLGEQNHPYTTSAGAQVRFHVESLRSPRGLSAPFEHQHESGGPICDRQSRDSRTRQQRGTRKKSDAKWQIWGEGNK; the protein is encoded by the coding sequence atggaTATATCcaattcaaatctatctcgaaTATCGATCATATATTATTTGAGGCCATATATCTTCTTCTGTTCATTCAGAGGTCGTGCTTGCGGAAGGAGAATGGCGGAGAGCAGCCGGACCGACATTGAGCTCCCTCTGGATCTGCAGCGCGAGATACTGGTGAGGCTCCCCGTGAAATCCTTATGCAGATTCCGGTGCGTGTCAAAGCTGTGGCATTCTATTATAGCCGATCCTCGATTTGTTGAAGCCCACGATGCCTACTCCGAGTATCGTCCGAAGCTGCTAATCTTTCGGGCCCCTAACTGTGAAATCCGCAAAGATTTGACCTGGAGCGTCGATGGCGCTAGTTCAAGCAAGGAGTTATATTATTCCGTAGATTATCCACAACAATCCAATGGCCTGACTCAAACCCTGACCTATGATGTCAATATTTGCGACCAAGTGGACGTCTATATGTCTGAAACAGTGGGCAGGCTTTACTTCCTCGGCTTCCGTGATTTTGTCAGAATCCGGAATCCTACTACTCGTGAGGTATTCGAGCTTAAAACTATGGACACTGAGGCTGGTCTGGATGCCAAGTTGGTAGACATCACCAACCAGTTTGGGTTCGATCCGGTTGAGAAGAAGCACAAGGTCTTTAGCACATGGAAGCTGGAACGCTCCACTGAGAAGATAATCGAGAGCCGTGTGTTCGTTCTCGGGGAGAGCGGCTGGAGGAGGCCACTATATGACTATCCTCCTAATCTAAGAGAAACGTATGTCCAACGCGGTACTTGCATCAACGGGGTCATATTCTCCACTGCATATACTGCCCAAGACGAACACTTGGTGGCACTTCATGTCAGGTCGGAAAAATTTCAAATGATTCCGCTCCCTAGAGGGGCTGTGGACACAGTTTTGATCGAATTATCGAGGCATGCTACCTTGGCTCAAGATGATGGCGTTGATCTTCCTTGGAACGAAGTCACTCTGTGGGTATTGGAGGACCTAGACAATCAGGTTTGGAAGCAAAAAACATGCGTGATCCCATGGCGGGAGGCTGATCCTGAATGGCATATCACTCTTCATGGCGGCACGCCGACGGGTGAGTTGATGCTCACACCAATGGACTTCAGCGAGCCGTTTTTCTTGTTCTTATACAATGTGGAGAACAACGTCCTTAGGAGAATCGAGCTTCAAGGCCCGCACAATCGTTTAGGTGAACAGAACCATCCATATACTACTTCCGCAGGCGCACAGGTCCGTTTTCATGTGGAAAGTCTCCGGTCACCTCGAGGCCTATCAGCTCCATTTGAACATCAGCATGAATCAGGAGGACCTATATGTGATCGACAGTCGAGGGATTCGAGAACCCGGCAGCAAAGAGGAACAAGAAAGAAATCA